A section of the Marinimicrobium koreense genome encodes:
- a CDS encoding carboxy terminal-processing peptidase, translating to MLNVPKFLRSSLAISALLFSAPALWAAALAPLEITDQHRQVTASVVQQLSEHHYRDQSLNDDLSSEYLDNYLKTLDPTKSYFFQADIDGFNRHREKFDNWLAKGNLNEAFDIFDIYRQRLTTRLESVIERLESDEIKYDFTTDDQLVVDWEQAEWPEDKKTADELWHRRVKASLLDLVLAGKDLEESKELLRKRYENQLRRVRQQDSDDAFEVVINSLTTLYDPHTNYLSPRTLENFNINMSLSLEGIGAVLQTEDEHTKVMRLVPAGPADKQGELRPADRIVAVGQGEEGEMTDVVGWRLDEVVEQIRGKKDTVVRLEVLPAKAPTDSATKVITITRDKVKLEEQAAKHDVFEVMNGRDRYKIGVIRVPTFYMDFEAYRKRDPNFKSTTRDVHRILQELEKENVDGIVLDLRGNGGGSLQEATTLTDLFIDRGPVVQIRQTNELISRNYQSHSRAAYRGPLVVLIDRLSASASEIFAGAIQDYGRGIIVGTQSFGKGSVQSLVPVDAGQLKLTESKFYRVSGESTQHRGVIPDMTLPSLVNVDDVGESTYDNALPWDKIHAVPHSRYFDIQALLPHLNPLHEQRVEKNPDFIYLRDQMALTEKNKDRTVVSLNEKQRRNEQESLEASLLQLENERRKAKGLSLYDSYEDIDRLAGSDDEDATEGADAGEAANDDEEEGDLVSFSALSRSEINPDKDPFLNEAGHILVDFIEQLESMDEQDRDRVANW from the coding sequence ATGCTCAACGTCCCGAAGTTCCTGCGCAGCAGTCTCGCCATTTCGGCCCTGTTGTTCAGCGCCCCAGCGCTCTGGGCTGCCGCCCTGGCCCCCCTGGAAATCACCGATCAGCACCGCCAGGTCACGGCGAGCGTGGTCCAGCAACTGAGCGAGCACCATTACCGGGACCAGTCCCTCAATGACGACCTGTCGTCCGAGTATCTGGACAATTACCTGAAAACCCTGGACCCCACCAAAAGCTACTTCTTCCAGGCTGATATCGACGGATTCAACCGTCACCGTGAGAAGTTCGACAACTGGCTCGCCAAGGGCAACCTGAATGAAGCCTTCGACATCTTCGATATCTACCGGCAGCGCCTGACGACGCGGCTGGAATCGGTGATTGAGCGGCTGGAGAGTGATGAGATCAAGTACGACTTCACCACCGACGATCAGCTCGTGGTGGATTGGGAGCAGGCCGAGTGGCCCGAGGACAAGAAAACCGCTGATGAGCTCTGGCACCGCAGGGTCAAAGCCAGCCTGTTGGATCTGGTACTGGCCGGGAAGGACCTGGAAGAGAGCAAGGAGCTCCTGCGCAAACGCTATGAAAACCAACTGCGCCGGGTTCGCCAGCAGGACAGCGATGATGCCTTTGAGGTCGTGATCAACAGCCTGACCACCCTGTACGATCCGCACACCAACTACCTGTCGCCGAGAACACTCGAAAACTTCAATATCAACATGTCACTCTCCCTGGAGGGGATTGGGGCCGTACTCCAGACCGAGGACGAACACACCAAGGTGATGCGTCTGGTTCCCGCCGGGCCGGCGGACAAGCAGGGGGAACTTCGCCCAGCGGATCGCATCGTCGCAGTCGGCCAGGGCGAAGAAGGTGAAATGACCGATGTGGTCGGTTGGCGCCTCGACGAAGTGGTGGAGCAGATTCGCGGCAAAAAAGACACGGTTGTCCGCCTTGAAGTGCTCCCGGCCAAGGCCCCCACCGACAGTGCGACCAAAGTCATCACCATCACCCGGGACAAGGTCAAACTTGAGGAACAGGCGGCGAAGCACGACGTATTCGAGGTTATGAATGGGCGCGACCGCTACAAAATTGGCGTGATTCGTGTACCCACCTTCTACATGGATTTCGAGGCTTATCGCAAGCGCGACCCGAACTTCAAGAGCACCACCCGTGACGTGCACCGGATTCTTCAAGAGCTGGAAAAAGAAAACGTCGACGGGATTGTGCTTGATCTGCGCGGCAATGGCGGTGGGTCCCTGCAGGAGGCCACTACCCTGACCGACCTGTTTATCGATCGCGGGCCCGTGGTACAGATTCGCCAGACCAATGAACTGATTTCACGCAATTATCAATCACACTCCCGGGCGGCCTACCGCGGGCCGCTGGTGGTGCTGATTGATCGGTTGAGTGCATCGGCTTCGGAAATTTTTGCCGGCGCCATCCAGGATTACGGCCGGGGCATCATTGTTGGCACCCAGAGCTTCGGCAAAGGCTCCGTGCAATCGCTGGTACCGGTCGATGCCGGCCAGCTGAAGCTGACGGAGTCCAAGTTCTATCGCGTCTCGGGCGAGAGCACACAGCATCGCGGAGTTATTCCCGACATGACGCTGCCTAGCCTGGTCAACGTAGACGATGTCGGCGAGAGCACTTACGACAACGCCTTACCCTGGGACAAGATTCACGCGGTTCCGCACTCTCGTTACTTTGACATTCAGGCGCTTCTTCCACACCTGAACCCATTGCACGAGCAGCGCGTAGAGAAGAACCCGGATTTCATCTACCTGCGCGATCAGATGGCGCTGACGGAGAAGAACAAGGACCGCACGGTCGTCTCCCTGAATGAAAAACAGCGTCGAAACGAACAGGAATCCCTGGAAGCGTCTCTGTTGCAACTCGAAAACGAGCGCCGGAAAGCCAAAGGGCTGTCCCTGTATGACAGTTACGAAGACATTGACCGCCTGGCCGGCAGCGACGACGAGGACGCGACCGAGGGCGCGGACGCCGGAGAAGCGGCCAACGACGACGAAGAAGAAGGCGACTTGGTCAGCTTCAGTGCGCTTTCACGCAGTGAAATCAACCCGGACAAGGATCCGTTTCTCAACGAAGCCGGACATATTCTGGTGGACTTCATTGAGCAGCTCGAATCCATGGATGAACAGGACCGGGATCGCGTCGCCAACTGGTAA
- the xthA gene encoding exodeoxyribonuclease III: MNAVSFNVNSIRTRLHQLQAVIDKYQPDFIGLQETKVTDEQFPEQEIRDMGYHVEFYGQKTHYGVALMSRHPFKQVIKGFPGDLEESQRRFIGGVFDSPLGGEVTVLNGYFPQGENRDHPVKFPNKRKFYQDLMAFLNDQCDPSKPLLVMGDMNVSHTDRDIGIGEQNRKRWLRDGKCSFLPEEREWLDTLLDWGLKDTFRQHQPDEERTFSWFDYRSKGFDADPKRGLRIDLILATEPLLERCTEAGVDYDIRGMERPSDHCPIWASFS, encoded by the coding sequence ATGAACGCCGTTTCCTTCAACGTAAACAGCATCCGCACCCGCCTTCACCAGTTGCAAGCAGTGATCGATAAATATCAGCCGGACTTCATCGGCCTGCAGGAAACCAAAGTCACCGACGAGCAGTTTCCCGAGCAGGAAATCCGGGACATGGGTTACCACGTAGAGTTCTACGGCCAGAAAACGCACTACGGCGTAGCGCTAATGTCCCGCCACCCCTTCAAGCAGGTGATCAAGGGTTTCCCCGGAGATCTGGAAGAATCCCAACGGCGTTTTATCGGAGGGGTATTCGACTCCCCCCTCGGCGGCGAAGTGACCGTTCTGAATGGTTACTTCCCCCAGGGTGAAAATCGCGACCACCCGGTCAAATTTCCCAATAAGCGCAAGTTCTACCAGGACCTGATGGCCTTCCTGAACGACCAGTGCGACCCCTCTAAACCGCTGCTTGTCATGGGCGATATGAACGTCTCTCATACTGACCGGGATATCGGTATTGGCGAGCAGAACCGCAAGCGCTGGTTGCGCGACGGAAAGTGCAGCTTTTTGCCGGAAGAGCGGGAATGGCTGGATACTCTGCTGGACTGGGGTCTGAAGGATACCTTCCGTCAACACCAGCCGGACGAAGAGCGTACCTTCAGCTGGTTTGACTATCGTAGCAAAGGCTTTGATGCCGACCCCAAACGGGGCCTGAGAATCGACCTCATTCTGGCAACCGAGCCGTTACTCGAACGATGCACGGAGGCGGGCGTCGATTATGACATCCGGGGTATGGAGCGCCCGTCCGATCACTGCCCCATCTGGGCGTCGTTTTCGTAG